The DNA sequence CGTGCCTGAGCGAGCGAATTGAGGCCGACGCTTAACAGCGCCGGCCTTTTTGATTGTGGATTGATGCAATCAAGGTTAGCAGGAAAATGCCCGAGTTTAGAGTCGATTGGGGAGTCGATGTTAGTTTGGTTAAAAGTGGGTCTATCAAGCATTTGTGCCTGTGTATTCCGTTGTTTTTTGAAACTTTTGAGCGTAACTTTCGTTCATCGAGAACTAAGTGAGGGAGAGTAACATGACAAACGATCTTAATGCTGCCAACGCAACAGTTGAAACAAATTCGATGTCACCGTGGTCTATGTTAGTGAGCATATTCTACGAGCCGACAAAGGTCTTTCGCGCAATCAAGGAGAAGCCGACTTGGGTCCTTCCGTTAATTGTGTTTCTGGTCACTATGACAGCGGCGGCATATTTCATGATGCCCGCGATACAGAAGGCACAGATCGATTACATCGAGAGGTCGGATACTTACACTGCCGAGCAGAAAGCGGAAATCAAATCGCAGATGGAAGCCGGGCAGGGATTTCAGTGGATCGGCGTTATTTCTTCTCCCATAGTTTGGACAATCGCGATATTCCTGACGCTTGGCGTGACAATGCTGATGGGCAATGTGATCTTCGGGGGCAAGGCACGATTTGCGCAAGTTTTTTCAGTAGTTGTACTGTCTTTCATGACGTGGGTCATTTCCAGTATTGTGAAGACGCCTCTGATCGTCGCCAAGAACTCGGTAGACGTGCGAACATCACTGGCAATTTTGTTGCCGGGCGAAACCACTTCAGGAGTTCTTTATACACTGCTAAACACATACACCGACGTTTTCATTGTCTGGCAGATGATTTTGCTGGTTATCGGCGTGAAGGTAGTTTACGAGTTTGCCACTCAGAAGGCAGTGCTGACCGTGCTCACACCGACATTAGTTTTTGCGCTTATATCTGCCGGCATAGCGATGCTGGTTCCGTAAGAAGATAGTTTTATTTACTGATAAGGAGATATCAATGGGACGAAACGGAAGACTTGCAGTTGTTCTTCTATTGATCATAGGAGCAAGTGTTCTTGGATACACAGGAAGCGCTTTAGCGCAGACTGAAAGCATGTCTTTAGAGCAATGCATAGACATGGCTTTAGAAAAGAATCTGGGTATCATCTCGAAAGAGGCTGCGGCAGATCGTGCCGGATTGGATAGGCTGGATGCTTGGGGAGCGGCGCTTCCGAGTTTGAGTACCGATGCGCGCTACAGTTTCTCGAAGTCGTATGGTCCGATGTACATTCAACTTCCGGACACGGCCTATATCGGAACCGATCCTGGTTCCAAGCGCTACAGCACGGGTCTTGGACTATCAATGACTCTCTTCGATGGCGGTTACACCTGGTTTCGGATTAAGCAAGCCAACCAGGCGAAGCGCGCAGCAGAGAATGATCTTCAGGACGCCATCAACGGCACTGCTTATCAGGTGAAAATCGCCTACTATACATTGTTGCGCGAAATCATGCTCAAAAAAGTACAACAAGACGCCTTGGCGCGCTCGAAAAAGCAGCTAGAAGTAACAAGCAGCCGCTACGATTTGGGTTCGGCCTCACTGTCGGAAAAACTCAAGGCACAAGTTACGGTCGCCAATGATTCGCTTCAGCTCTTGCAGCGCGAGAACAGCATCCGCGCCGCTGAGTTCAATCTGAACGTGATCATGAAGCGCGATGTGGCTTTGCGTCTCAATCCAGCGGATAGCATGCGGGCGCAAGCAATGAGCGAAGGGCTCGATGAACTGCTTCGCAAGAGCGCGGAGATGAACCCGGCGCTAAAACGCAGCAAGGCAGAGATGGATGCCGCCAAGACCGGCGTCTGGATGTCGAAGCGTTCCTGGTTGCCGCGTGTGTCGGCGAGCATGGGGTGGAGCTGGAGCCCGACCGAAGGAAGCGATTGGTTCAAGTATCAGACCGATGACCGTTCGTATTCGTTCAGTGTCTCTATCGGCTATGACATTTTTGACGGCTTCGCAAAGAAGACCGATTACTCGCGCGCCAAGCTGAGCGAGATGACAGCACGCGAATCATATCA is a window from the bacterium genome containing:
- a CDS encoding YIP1 family protein gives rise to the protein MTNDLNAANATVETNSMSPWSMLVSIFYEPTKVFRAIKEKPTWVLPLIVFLVTMTAAAYFMMPAIQKAQIDYIERSDTYTAEQKAEIKSQMEAGQGFQWIGVISSPIVWTIAIFLTLGVTMLMGNVIFGGKARFAQVFSVVVLSFMTWVISSIVKTPLIVAKNSVDVRTSLAILLPGETTSGVLYTLLNTYTDVFIVWQMILLVIGVKVVYEFATQKAVLTVLTPTLVFALISAGIAMLVP
- a CDS encoding TolC family protein produces the protein MGRNGRLAVVLLLIIGASVLGYTGSALAQTESMSLEQCIDMALEKNLGIISKEAAADRAGLDRLDAWGAALPSLSTDARYSFSKSYGPMYIQLPDTAYIGTDPGSKRYSTGLGLSMTLFDGGYTWFRIKQANQAKRAAENDLQDAINGTAYQVKIAYYTLLREIMLKKVQQDALARSKKQLEVTSSRYDLGSASLSEKLKAQVTVANDSLQLLQRENSIRAAEFNLNVIMKRDVALRLNPADSMRAQAMSEGLDELLRKSAEMNPALKRSKAEMDAAKTGVWMSKRSWLPRVSASMGWSWSPTEGSDWFKYQTDDRSYSFSVSIGYDIFDGFAKKTDYSRAKLSEMTARESYQNDQNTLNSEVRQAYLDYDKSRLQLEVAELGARSAEEDMKLQQERYRLGASSILELLDAQVSLTQSQSNLVQAYFDLNKAIADIAKATGGR